A genomic stretch from Caloenas nicobarica isolate bCalNic1 chromosome 3, bCalNic1.hap1, whole genome shotgun sequence includes:
- the CALHM4 gene encoding calcium homeostasis modulator protein 4, with protein sequence MPFPPKWLTFLKGKEVVIANAVIAILTIGGQQLFSFFTFSCPCHVGQNLIYGLAFLGVPALILLIVGYALNNQTWRLVTGKRSPLQEDATPNRLLQCRLICFVLCSITGRALVAPVTWLAVTLINGSYYVCAMSEYVSVNYYGTNLNVTARERRGILAAFPCRQLVPPELTRARDEVILLLRYQSQVAGWLLIAVVVITVFLSYCLASCFSPLSFLHFRYWSSYVHNEQELFDEATDQHSRLYAMQHVKKFFGFVPGSENVKEIRIPSLREWQAISGLAFLKRVDKEHYDYSLLHDWALKESVDKKYLKTDEDPVIRTQP encoded by the exons ATGCCTTTCCCTCCGAAGTGGTTAACTTTTCTAAAAGGCAAAGAGGTTGTCATTGCTAATGCTGTAATTGCAATATTGACAATAGGTGGGCagcaacttttttctttttttacatttagCTGTCCCTGTCATGTTGGGCAGAACCTTATCTATGGGCTGGCTTTCCTTGGAGTTCCTGCACTGATTCTTCTGATTGTTGGCTATGCCCTGAATAACCAGACTTGGAGGCTGGTTACAGGCAAAAGGTCTCCTCTTCAGGAAGATGCTACACCAAACCGGTTACTGCAGTGCAGACTGATCTGCTTCGTGTTGTGCAGCATCACTGGGAGAGCCCTGGTTGCTCCAGTAACATGGCTAGCAGTCACCCTGATAAATGGCTCATATTACGTCTGTGCCATGAGTGAGTATGTCTCTGTGAATTATTATGGAACCAATCTAAATGTTACTGCTAGGGAACGCAGAGGGATATTGGCTGCATTTCCATGCAGACAGTTAGTTCCTCCAGAGCTGACCCGGGCAAGAGATGAAGTGATTCTCCTACTCCGATACCAGTCACAA gTGGCTGGCTGGCTTCTGATTGCTGTGGTAGTCATCACTGTCTTCCTGTCTTACTGCCTGGCAAGCTGTTTCTCCCCACTCAGCTTTCTACATTTCAGATACTGGAGCAGCTATGTCCATAATGAGCAGGAGCTATTTGATGAAGCAACAGACCAACACTCCAGGCTCTATGCCATGCAGCATGTAAAGAAGTTCTTTGGCTTTGTCCCAGGGAGtgaaaatgtaaaggaaatCCGTATCCCATCTCTCAGAGAGTGGCAAGCCATTTCTGGACTGGCCTTTCTAAAACGTGTGGATAAGGAGCACTATGACTACAGCCTCCTTCATGACTGGGCACTCAAGGAGTCTGTAGATAAAAAATACCTGAAGACTGATGAAGACCCTGTGATCAGAACACAGCCTTGA